The Bacillus carboniphilus genome contains a region encoding:
- a CDS encoding chromate transporter, with amino-acid sequence MKRDIKSYFELFLISLRLGLTSFGGPVAHLGYFHEEYVRKRKWMDEKGYADLVALAQFLPGPASSQVGIGIGVIRAGVLGGFISFLGFTLPSALALIIFALVIQGTGLVEAGWINGLKIVAVVVVAHAIIGMGKKLTPDLQRKTIALVALVVTLVWQSAFTQVTVIIIAAIIGVMMFQKVKHEQNERMNFPISRRFALGSIGLFIALLIFLPIVNELTSSKWIALFDQFYRSGALVFGGGHVVLPLLQQEFVATGWLTEQQFLTGYGAAQAVPGPLFTFAAYIGAVVGGWQGGLLGIVAIFLPAFLLIFAALPFWNSLRQNPKMKGALMGVNAAVVGILISAFYQPIFTSSIKSPIDFALAAILFTLLVYYKMAPWIIVLLGAVGGFLIGL; translated from the coding sequence ATGAAAAGAGATATTAAATCATATTTTGAACTTTTTTTGATTTCATTACGTTTAGGGCTAACTTCTTTCGGTGGGCCCGTTGCACATTTAGGTTATTTTCATGAAGAGTACGTTCGGAAAAGGAAATGGATGGATGAAAAAGGCTACGCTGATTTAGTGGCGTTAGCGCAATTTCTACCTGGTCCCGCAAGTAGTCAGGTTGGAATAGGGATTGGTGTCATTCGTGCAGGAGTTTTAGGAGGATTCATTTCCTTTCTTGGTTTTACTCTTCCATCAGCTCTTGCTTTAATTATTTTTGCTCTAGTGATACAAGGAACAGGCTTAGTAGAAGCAGGTTGGATCAATGGATTGAAAATAGTTGCCGTAGTAGTAGTTGCTCATGCCATTATCGGAATGGGAAAAAAGTTAACGCCCGATTTACAGAGGAAAACGATTGCGTTAGTTGCGTTAGTTGTGACCCTTGTTTGGCAGTCAGCCTTTACCCAAGTTACTGTGATTATCATCGCTGCTATCATTGGTGTAATGATGTTTCAAAAAGTGAAGCATGAGCAGAATGAAAGGATGAACTTTCCAATTTCTCGCAGGTTTGCTTTGGGGAGCATTGGTCTTTTCATAGCGCTACTCATATTCTTACCGATTGTAAATGAACTTACTTCTTCTAAATGGATTGCTTTATTTGATCAATTTTATCGTTCAGGAGCACTCGTTTTTGGAGGAGGACATGTTGTTTTACCTCTTCTTCAACAGGAATTTGTCGCGACTGGTTGGTTGACAGAACAACAATTTTTAACTGGTTATGGTGCGGCTCAAGCTGTTCCAGGACCACTTTTTACTTTTGCAGCTTATATCGGTGCAGTCGTAGGCGGTTGGCAAGGTGGACTCCTAGGAATCGTGGCTATTTTCTTACCAGCATTTCTATTAATTTTTGCAGCATTACCCTTCTGGAATTCTCTTCGTCAAAACCCTAAAATGAAAGGGGCATTAATGGGTGTCAATGCCGCCGTTGTAGGGATTTTAATTTCAGCTTTTTACCAACCGATCTTTACTAGTTCAATCAAATCTCCAATTGATTTTGCTTTAGCTGCCATTCTCTTTACGTTACTTGTTTATTATAAAATGGCTCCATGGATCATTGTTTTGTTAGGTGCAGTAGGTGGTTTTTTAATTGGATTATGA
- a CDS encoding DUF817 domain-containing protein, translating into MKSFIIFGIEQAKSCLFPVVIFLTLAVTKFIDIPYIARYDLILIIFLITQVLMVITKMETVDELKVICVFHLIGLALEIYKVHMGSWSYPEEAVTKIRGVPLYSGFMYASVASYMCQAWRRLHLKLSNWPPTWMVVILSASIYFNFYTHHYLYDFRWILKILTLLIFFKTFVYFTVNKRSYSMPLALSFVLIGFFIWIAENIATYFSAWQYPNQQQQWEIVHIGKISSWLLLVIVSFLIVASLKHVKEKRTIKSLNE; encoded by the coding sequence ATGAAGTCTTTTATTATTTTTGGCATTGAGCAAGCAAAATCTTGTCTTTTTCCAGTCGTCATTTTCCTGACCCTTGCAGTAACGAAGTTCATAGATATTCCTTACATAGCACGATACGACCTAATACTGATTATTTTCCTTATTACACAAGTGTTAATGGTTATCACTAAAATGGAAACGGTAGATGAGCTAAAAGTTATTTGTGTCTTTCATCTCATCGGACTTGCCTTAGAGATTTATAAAGTTCATATGGGGTCATGGAGTTATCCTGAAGAAGCAGTCACAAAAATTCGGGGAGTGCCTTTATATAGCGGCTTTATGTATGCAAGTGTCGCTAGTTATATGTGTCAAGCATGGAGAAGATTGCATTTGAAATTGTCCAATTGGCCACCGACCTGGATGGTTGTCATCCTTAGTGCCAGTATTTATTTCAACTTCTATACACACCATTACCTATACGATTTTCGATGGATTTTAAAGATATTGACACTATTGATTTTCTTTAAAACATTCGTTTATTTTACAGTCAATAAACGATCGTATTCAATGCCTTTAGCATTATCATTTGTTTTAATTGGGTTTTTCATTTGGATTGCTGAAAATATTGCGACTTACTTCAGCGCTTGGCAGTATCCAAATCAACAACAGCAATGGGAAATCGTCCATATAGGAAAGATTAGTTCCTGGTTATTACTCGTTATCGTGAGCTTTTTAATTGTAGCCTCTTTAAAACATGTAAAAGAAAAACGTACAATAAAAAGTTTAAACGAATAA
- a CDS encoding terpene cyclase/mutase family protein yields the protein MIDQDRLLVEMRRRVKEIQSKQSSNGAWYLCCDSGVLYNAFFLITLRSVRDQDEKFIKNLAEYIYSKQNDNGAWKLYEDESPGNITTTASAYNALLYSGYFKKSDLNMKKAEQQILSMGGIEKVHFLAKGLFSVNGQYNWKLPVPIYTILLPQYAPLNFFDLSCYARVHFAPLMVFANLNYSIQTEFTPDLSNLIISSRNIKKSSPSNIKRLKNPIRKKALLQLEKFMIDRTEEDGTLYNYASATILMIYSLLALGYHRKDRIIRKPIESLKKYACDLKGYKVIQNTPSTNWDTALLSYSLQELAVPEADLTIKKSVDYLVNQQHMKKTDWSIHNQNVLPGGWGFAEENTKHPDIDDTTAALRALNHQSKKDPEIDRIWKKGLHWVISMQNDDGGWAAFEKNVDHFFIARLPIENVKDGALDASSADLTGRTLEFLGNYAGYKKDDFPIMKAIKWLIRNQEKDGSWYGKWGVSYIYGTWTAITGLCAVGMSIDNPCVRKANDWLLSIQQTDGGWGESCSSSVNRKYKSLSNSTVSQTAWALDSLIAIHPTPTNEIEKGIQLLLRNTLNNSYPTGTGFPNLTYFRYYSYQEIYPLLTLSHYYHKYIKP from the coding sequence TTGATCGATCAAGATAGATTACTTGTGGAGATGAGAAGACGTGTGAAAGAGATCCAAAGTAAACAGTCATCCAATGGTGCATGGTATTTATGTTGTGATTCGGGTGTATTGTATAACGCGTTTTTTCTTATCACCCTTCGGTCGGTACGTGATCAGGATGAGAAGTTTATAAAAAATTTGGCAGAATATATTTATAGCAAGCAAAATGATAATGGAGCTTGGAAGCTTTATGAGGATGAAAGCCCTGGTAATATTACGACAACGGCTTCAGCATATAATGCCCTTTTATATTCAGGTTACTTTAAAAAAAGTGATCTCAATATGAAAAAAGCGGAACAGCAAATCTTATCAATGGGTGGAATAGAAAAGGTTCATTTTTTAGCAAAAGGCTTGTTTTCGGTAAATGGACAATATAATTGGAAACTGCCTGTCCCGATCTATACCATTCTCCTACCTCAATATGCACCGCTAAACTTTTTTGATTTAAGCTGCTATGCAAGAGTTCACTTTGCTCCATTAATGGTCTTTGCAAACTTAAACTACTCTATACAAACGGAGTTCACTCCAGATTTATCAAACTTAATCATATCTTCTAGGAATATAAAAAAGTCTTCCCCATCTAATATTAAACGATTGAAAAATCCCATTCGAAAAAAAGCTCTTCTACAATTAGAAAAGTTCATGATAGACAGAACAGAGGAAGATGGTACGCTTTATAATTACGCTTCTGCGACAATTTTAATGATTTATAGTTTGTTAGCACTCGGTTATCATCGAAAGGATCGTATTATCCGAAAACCAATCGAATCCTTGAAAAAATACGCTTGTGATTTAAAGGGTTATAAAGTGATTCAAAATACGCCATCTACTAATTGGGATACAGCATTACTATCCTATAGTTTACAAGAATTGGCTGTACCTGAGGCTGATTTGACTATAAAAAAATCAGTGGACTACTTAGTCAACCAGCAACATATGAAAAAGACGGATTGGTCTATTCATAATCAAAATGTCCTTCCAGGAGGATGGGGGTTTGCAGAAGAGAATACGAAGCATCCAGATATTGATGATACGACAGCTGCACTACGCGCTCTAAACCATCAATCAAAAAAAGACCCGGAAATCGATCGAATATGGAAAAAAGGGTTGCATTGGGTCATCTCGATGCAAAATGACGATGGAGGATGGGCTGCTTTTGAAAAAAATGTGGATCACTTTTTCATCGCCCGCCTACCAATTGAAAATGTGAAAGATGGGGCATTAGATGCTTCTTCGGCTGATTTAACGGGGAGAACGCTAGAGTTTTTAGGAAATTATGCAGGCTATAAAAAGGATGATTTCCCCATAATGAAAGCCATTAAGTGGTTAATACGGAACCAAGAAAAGGATGGTTCTTGGTATGGGAAATGGGGAGTTAGTTATATTTATGGAACCTGGACTGCAATAACCGGGTTATGTGCAGTCGGCATGTCTATTGACAATCCTTGCGTAAGAAAAGCAAACGATTGGCTTTTGTCTATCCAACAAACGGATGGTGGTTGGGGTGAATCTTGTTCTTCTTCTGTTAATAGGAAATATAAAAGCCTTTCAAATAGTACAGTGTCACAGACTGCATGGGCATTAGACAGTTTAATCGCGATTCACCCTACTCCAACGAATGAAATTGAAAAAGGAATCCAGCTTTTATTAAGGAACACCTTGAATAACAGTTATCCAACAGGTACTGGCTTTCCGAATCTAACGTATTTCAGGTATTATAGTTATCAAGAAATCTATCCTTTATTAACCTTAAGTCATTATTATCATAAATACATTAAACCTTAA
- a CDS encoding class I SAM-dependent methyltransferase: MNNNLQVYEDPIQYDDENNQYTKDIPLIEEWGQKIKKGPIIDLACGTGRVTIPLAKQGYELIGVDIHQGMLGFANQKAKKANLSIQWIEQDCTKLHLKLKSPLIYMVGNSFQHFLTNQAQNELLTSVRKHLASGGVFIFGTRFPNAEELLPSSNKEEYWRSYIDSKTKQKVEVYTTDSYDPLTQIQTCEEKHKNDRGFQRTKAIRLRYVFPQEMERTLKHNGFNILHCYGDWDKRPLEKESHNMIYVCTPES, encoded by the coding sequence ATGAATAATAACTTACAAGTTTACGAAGATCCAATTCAATACGACGATGAAAACAATCAATATACAAAAGACATTCCTCTTATAGAAGAATGGGGACAAAAAATCAAAAAAGGTCCCATAATCGACCTAGCATGTGGAACGGGAAGAGTAACCATCCCGTTAGCCAAGCAAGGCTACGAGTTAATCGGTGTTGATATTCATCAAGGAATGCTGGGCTTTGCTAATCAGAAAGCAAAGAAAGCAAATCTATCCATTCAATGGATAGAACAAGATTGCACAAAGCTACATTTAAAGCTGAAAAGTCCTCTTATCTATATGGTTGGAAACTCATTTCAACATTTTTTAACGAATCAAGCCCAAAACGAACTATTAACATCGGTTCGAAAACATTTAGCAAGTGGGGGAGTTTTCATTTTCGGCACCCGTTTCCCAAATGCAGAGGAGCTTCTCCCATCAAGTAATAAGGAAGAGTATTGGCGTTCTTACATCGACTCAAAGACGAAACAAAAAGTGGAGGTATATACGACAGATTCATATGACCCATTAACACAAATTCAAACATGTGAAGAAAAACATAAAAATGATCGGGGTTTCCAAAGAACAAAAGCAATTCGTTTACGTTATGTCTTCCCACAAGAAATGGAACGTACATTAAAACATAATGGATTCAACATTCTTCATTGCTATGGTGATTGGGATAAGAGACCTTTGGAAAAAGAAAGCCACAATATGATTTACGTTTGCACTCCTGAATCATAA
- a CDS encoding nucleoside 2-deoxyribosyltransferase has translation MKFYIASSFQNKQQVIELSSILKENGHFHTYDWTKNQRANSLKALTEIGEAEKQAVLDCDLFILLLPGGIGSHVELGMALALKKTIYIYAPSQEYFDFENTTTFYHDQGVQIVTGPFHEFIRRFK, from the coding sequence ATGAAGTTTTACATCGCATCTAGCTTTCAAAATAAACAACAAGTGATAGAGCTTTCTTCTATCCTTAAAGAGAACGGTCATTTTCATACGTACGACTGGACAAAAAATCAGCGGGCCAACTCGTTAAAAGCCTTAACAGAAATAGGAGAAGCAGAAAAGCAGGCAGTTCTTGATTGTGACCTGTTTATTCTACTCCTTCCTGGTGGAATTGGCAGCCACGTTGAACTAGGAATGGCTCTCGCTCTAAAGAAGACTATTTACATTTATGCACCTTCACAAGAATACTTTGATTTTGAAAATACGACTACCTTTTATCATGATCAAGGTGTTCAAATCGTTACAGGTCCTTTTCATGAGTTTATTAGGAGGTTTAAATGA
- a CDS encoding DUF3885 domain-containing protein: MTIKELNYFLNNHFDDLVLRPPLFHLWDIGIRFDIADSSLDFFEEKNISQMYKRTLTLHKTSQ, translated from the coding sequence ATGACCATAAAGGAATTGAATTATTTTTTGAATAATCACTTTGATGATTTAGTCCTCCGTCCACCATTGTTTCATCTTTGGGACATTGGAATTCGCTTCGATATTGCTGATTCTTCCTTAGATTTTTTTGAAGAAAAAAATATCTCTCAAATGTATAAAAGAACATTAACGTTGCATAAAACTTCACAATAA
- a CDS encoding IS4 family transposase: MDNCSTHPTLNKLLEFLDEDTFKKITNVHNLDKYIKKLTTYCLFQISIVAHIREIESLTHVSLYLEDEKQLQEMIKLDSISTSQLSRRLKAIPSSVFEKVFRHLLMKIHSRLKNKPIIREISRLHVIDSSTMTMSLSQYPWATFRKTKAGIKLHLKVVVTKEMTIPDEVVLSPANHSDRSKMDSLVELDPDCLYLFDRGYMDYKQLDHYCFKDIRFITRLKKNAKIEYLNEQVPDPENLIFQDAEVYLGGEQTGTKMMHTVRLIKTKDREGNEVILITSCFDLTAKEIGDLYRYRWKIETFSNG, from the coding sequence ATGGACAATTGTAGCACACATCCTACTTTAAATAAACTACTAGAATTTTTAGATGAAGATACGTTTAAAAAAATAACCAACGTTCACAATTTAGATAAGTACATAAAGAAACTGACGACCTACTGTTTATTTCAGATTTCCATTGTTGCTCATATTCGAGAGATTGAAAGTTTAACCCATGTTTCTCTTTATTTAGAAGACGAGAAACAACTGCAGGAAATGATCAAACTTGATTCCATTAGTACTTCTCAATTATCCAGAAGGCTTAAAGCCATTCCTTCTTCTGTTTTTGAAAAGGTTTTTCGCCACCTTTTGATGAAAATTCACTCTCGATTAAAAAACAAGCCTATTATTCGAGAGATCAGTCGTTTACATGTGATCGATTCTTCTACGATGACCATGTCTCTATCTCAGTATCCATGGGCCACGTTTCGAAAAACAAAAGCCGGTATTAAGCTGCATCTTAAAGTCGTTGTGACAAAAGAAATGACCATTCCAGATGAGGTCGTGTTATCTCCTGCGAACCATTCTGATCGTTCTAAGATGGATTCGTTAGTGGAATTAGACCCTGATTGCCTTTATCTTTTTGATCGTGGGTATATGGATTATAAACAGCTTGATCACTATTGTTTTAAAGACATTCGATTTATTACAAGGTTAAAGAAGAACGCCAAAATCGAGTATTTAAATGAACAAGTGCCGGATCCCGAAAATCTCATTTTTCAAGACGCTGAAGTGTATCTTGGCGGTGAACAAACAGGGACAAAGATGATGCACACGGTTCGTTTAATCAAAACAAAGGATCGTGAAGGTAATGAAGTTATCCTCATTACAAGTTGTTTTGACTTAACCGCAAAAGAAATCGGTGACCTTTATCGATATCGTTGGAAAATCGAAACTTTTTCAAATGGATGA
- a CDS encoding DUF3885 domain-containing protein — translation MKDKNLLYGLQHTHIPSVFQHDKVGYEDYWTNRFVLRCLKGDFRYARLLEAICYKDFGFNHRILKSVPKHSCSSYDVYFINLSKKRIFHLYDDRGCDIIATNTGAIRPIYVKFYRWIHEYDREKIDNLFLS, via the coding sequence ATAAAAGATAAAAATTTGCTATATGGGTTACAACATACACATATACCAAGTGTTTTTCAACATGATAAAGTCGGTTATGAAGATTATTGGACGAACCGATTTGTTCTTCGCTGTCTGAAAGGTGATTTTCGATATGCTCGTCTTTTGGAAGCTATTTGCTATAAAGATTTTGGATTCAATCATCGAATATTGAAATCAGTACCAAAACATAGTTGTTCCTCTTATGATGTTTATTTCATTAATCTAAGTAAAAAACGAATCTTTCATCTTTATGACGATCGTGGTTGTGACATCATCGCAACGAATACGGGGGCAATCAGGCCAATTTATGTGAAGTTCTATCGTTGGATACACGAATATGATCGAGAAAAAATAGACAATTTGTTTTTAAGTTGA
- a CDS encoding MarR family winged helix-turn-helix transcriptional regulator: MDRERNMKDADLALKLFVVFFRSNKAVAQTVAEDVRSSGFNMTEFAVLELLYHKGDQPIQKIGEQILISSGTITYVVDKLEKKGLLKRISCEKDRRVTYASITEQGEQVMKEIFPKHQHLIEQIFAELSNEEKDTMIDLLKKIGYKAETLQL; this comes from the coding sequence ATGGACAGAGAGAGAAACATGAAGGATGCCGATTTGGCACTAAAGCTATTTGTTGTCTTTTTTCGATCGAATAAAGCAGTTGCCCAAACAGTTGCCGAAGACGTTCGGTCCAGCGGGTTTAATATGACTGAGTTTGCTGTTTTAGAGCTACTTTATCATAAAGGCGATCAGCCAATACAAAAAATTGGTGAACAAATCTTAATTTCAAGTGGAACCATTACTTATGTTGTTGATAAGCTTGAAAAAAAAGGTTTACTTAAGCGTATATCATGCGAGAAAGATCGTCGAGTAACATATGCTTCTATTACAGAACAAGGGGAACAGGTAATGAAAGAAATCTTTCCTAAACACCAACATCTTATTGAACAAATATTTGCAGAACTATCCAATGAAGAGAAAGATACAATGATCGATTTATTAAAGAAAATTGGATATAAAGCGGAAACACTTCAACTCTAA
- a CDS encoding FMN-dependent NADH-azoreductase, which yields MAKVLYITAHPHDDTQSYSMAVGKAFIDTYKQKNTSDEVIHLDLYKEGVPAIDTDVFSGWGKLQSGKGFEELSEQEKTKVSRLTELCDQFIAADKYVFVSPMWNFSFPPVLKAYIDSISIAGKTFKYTEEGPVGLLTDKKALHIQASGGVYSEGPAADIEMGHRYLKIIMNFLGVPSFEGLFVEGQAAMPDKAEQIKEDAIKRAKDLAHTF from the coding sequence ATGGCAAAAGTACTTTATATTACAGCTCACCCGCATGATGATACGCAATCATACAGTATGGCGGTAGGAAAAGCATTTATCGACACATATAAGCAAAAAAATACAAGTGATGAAGTGATCCACTTAGATTTATATAAAGAAGGTGTTCCCGCTATAGATACGGATGTGTTTAGTGGTTGGGGAAAGCTTCAATCTGGTAAAGGTTTTGAAGAATTATCAGAACAAGAAAAAACTAAAGTATCACGCTTAACAGAATTATGTGATCAATTTATTGCTGCTGATAAATATGTATTTGTATCTCCAATGTGGAACTTTTCTTTTCCACCTGTACTGAAAGCTTATATTGATTCTATTAGTATAGCGGGAAAAACCTTCAAGTATACAGAAGAGGGACCGGTTGGGTTGTTGACAGATAAAAAAGCTCTTCATATTCAAGCAAGCGGTGGAGTTTATTCTGAAGGACCTGCGGCTGATATAGAGATGGGTCATCGATACCTAAAAATCATTATGAACTTTTTAGGTGTACCTTCCTTTGAAGGGCTGTTTGTAGAAGGGCAAGCGGCAATGCCTGATAAAGCAGAGCAAATTAAAGAAGACGCGATTAAAAGGGCAAAGGATTTGGCGCATACGTTTTAA
- a CDS encoding VOC family protein encodes MIFEMTFQVRVTNISEGHAWYETLLNKKPDFIPHEGFAEWEIIPGCWLQVAEGTPTKGNGPLRLGVTNIEKEKERLMDKLNLAAFEIFSREEVPVKWTTFEDPWGNRIGLFEYLDKEEEKKRMQEIVGAS; translated from the coding sequence ATGATTTTTGAAATGACTTTTCAAGTTCGAGTGACGAATATATCTGAAGGACATGCATGGTATGAAACATTATTAAACAAAAAACCTGATTTTATCCCTCACGAAGGCTTTGCGGAGTGGGAAATCATCCCCGGCTGCTGGTTACAAGTAGCAGAAGGAACCCCAACAAAAGGGAATGGACCATTACGTTTAGGTGTGACAAATATTGAAAAAGAGAAAGAGCGACTAATGGATAAATTGAATCTAGCTGCTTTTGAAATCTTTTCTCGAGAGGAAGTCCCCGTAAAATGGACAACTTTTGAAGACCCTTGGGGAAATCGAATAGGCCTTTTTGAGTACTTGGATAAAGAAGAAGAAAAGAAGAGAATGCAAGAAATAGTAGGGGCTAGTTAA